TCACTTTGTTTCCAACGTAGCAAAGCTTCAAATCCTGTCACATTCAAGGTACCTACTTCCACTTGAGGCTGAAACCAGACTTCGAAACTGCCCTGCTCAACCGCTCTGCGGAGTTTATGGTATAAACTGAATTTACGTCGGCTCGCCTCACCAATATCAACCGTGAAACGCTGAATGCCTGATGTACTCACAGGATTACGTTTAGCAAAATACATTGCAGTATCTGCGCAGGAAAGTAGCGACTTGATCTCTACGCCGTCATCTGGAAAGCGTGCTATCCCAATAGAGCAATCAATCCGGAGTTGAGTAGATTCAAAAGTCACGGGAAGACGCACGAGCGCTTGTAACTCACGAGCAAACAACAATGCTTCTTGCTCACTATCTGCGAAATGCAGAATAGCGAATTCGTCTCCGCCTAAACGAGCGATACTGTCACGCTCATCAGAGAGCTGTGAAATAGCAGCGCTCACCGTTTTCAACAGTGTATCACCGGCTAAATGGCCTAAGTTGTCGTTCACAGACTTAAAGTTATCGATATCTAAAAAAAACAAGAACGCGCTACGGTTGTTTTCAAGAAGGACTTTAAAGCGCTCAAAAAAGCTCAATCGATTAGGAAGACCGGTAAGAAAATCGGTTCGAGCGAGAGAAACAGCGTTGCTTTCTGCCTCTTTACGCATCTCGACTTCTGCGACGAGCGCTTTTTTACTCACGGTTGTCACTTGTAGCTCCCGGTACATCTCCTCAAGGCTTTGAAACAGTTCATGCCATTCTCTAATTCGAGAGTTTTTTGATTGGGTTGCGTCATAATTGGCGTAATCCTGGCCGATTTTCTTCATTTCATGGCGCACAGTTTTAAGCGGCACAATCAACGCTGTATACAGCACAATCAAAACGACAAGTGAGAGAAACGTGGTGCTGCCCACCGCCACTGTTTGATACCAAGATAGTCGCGATACCTCGAGCGTCGCGAGCTGTCTCGCCTCTTCACTCAAGTTATGCAGTTGCGTAATCAGATTCTGACTGTAAGCGTTCAGATTGATGGTGATCCACTGAATATCCTTGTCAATCGTTGCTTCGCTCAATCGCTCAAATTGCATTCGAATCCTAGATATATCGGTAGACAGACGCTTGGCCAACATCTTCTCTTCTAGCTGAGTGATGTTGAGTAGTTGACCTGCTTGCTTCTCAATCTTGTCGAGGGTATCCGACCACTGGGTTAAAGAATCAGAACGACGATAGAGGTTATAATCAGCGACGATTACATTTAAACGTGATGCTTGTTGGCTGATTTCAAAAGCCTGTTCATCCAACGACAGTACTTCATCTCGCACCGCGTTTTGCTTTTGGGATAGGTAGGCCGTGGTTAGCATGAAAGCGGCAACCAAAGTAACAAACAGGGTTAAGATTTGTTTAATACTCGTTTTCATAGTCTAAAATCGTCTGTCTAAGCGGCGCTGCATCACGAAGCGGTTTTG
The Vibrio sp. CB1-14 DNA segment above includes these coding regions:
- a CDS encoding putative bifunctional diguanylate cyclase/phosphodiesterase — translated: MKTSIKQILTLFVTLVAAFMLTTAYLSQKQNAVRDEVLSLDEQAFEISQQASRLNVIVADYNLYRRSDSLTQWSDTLDKIEKQAGQLLNITQLEEKMLAKRLSTDISRIRMQFERLSEATIDKDIQWITINLNAYSQNLITQLHNLSEEARQLATLEVSRLSWYQTVAVGSTTFLSLVVLIVLYTALIVPLKTVRHEMKKIGQDYANYDATQSKNSRIREWHELFQSLEEMYRELQVTTVSKKALVAEVEMRKEAESNAVSLARTDFLTGLPNRLSFFERFKVLLENNRSAFLFFLDIDNFKSVNDNLGHLAGDTLLKTVSAAISQLSDERDSIARLGGDEFAILHFADSEQEALLFARELQALVRLPVTFESTQLRIDCSIGIARFPDDGVEIKSLLSCADTAMYFAKRNPVSTSGIQRFTVDIGEASRRKFSLYHKLRRAVEQGSFEVWFQPQVEVGTLNVTGFEALLRWKQSDGSYVSPAVFVPMLERTVDIIRVGEFVFEKCIEFQRRLESSGFNHTVSINISAVQLEHEHFIPFMKRRVLETGLSASRFPLELTETAIFRNKQETLLSLDRLNEMGFSLQLDDFGTGNASLDLLKNFPFSTVKIDSSFTKEAANKPETRAIIKAITVLSKELSFDIVIEGVETAQQQAFAREYGIKVAQGFYYAKAMPMNEAIAWLGHYDHYSTAL